The DNA segment ATCCCCTTTAAGCCACGTAATAGGATGGAAAAACAaggaaataaagtttaattccCTACCACAAGTTTGGATATATAACAGGAATTTATTTCTGCAACCAAAGATCAGTGtatgattttttgaagagaGGCTTCAATTCAAAATCGTTTTTTAGAGCAATTAAATCTTCTTGAATTACAAAATTAACTTGAACAAATATCAATGAATCGATTTAGCACCCAGTCTGGTATTTCCATATTTATGATATCTTGGTATCTTTCAATCATGCAGAGATTTAAAATTATCGCAGTATATCAAGAGATCATCATCTATAGAAGTGTTAGTGTCATCAGTTAGTAGTTTAAGACTTGGAAAATGATACATATTCTAACGATCAATGTTTTCTCGAAAGAACAACAGCTTTTCTATGAAAGTAAAGATTTTAGATTTTGCCTTAATTAGGCTGATATAATCTCCTTGTAATGgcaaatttaaatcattaaatttacagaataaatCAGTTAGATACGCAATATCTGTTTTGCATGCCAAGAGACCATCACTCAAATCACTGCATTTCTTTTCCTCTAAAAATTGCATGACTGTGTCAAAAAGagaattttctttaaagaattGTTTAGCACCTTTAAAAACAGACACCCCTCGAGTGTCTGTTTCCAATTCCTTAGCAAACAGTAATTCTTGCATtcctttattgtttttaatacaaCGACTATACCCTAAGAGCAGTGATTCATTAACTGGTAACGTAGATTTATCCAGGTGCAAACCAAACCTTTGTTTTTTCAGAATGTCACACAAACTTTCTTCAATATGTACAACTATttcatcaactcttcttcgAAGAGTATCATCACTAAgaggaataaatttaataataatatgagggGAACTATGACGTACTACTCCTCGCAAAACTTCTTCAATAACAGGTAAAAATGCAGCTATTGGATTGAGCAATTGTAAGAACAAACGAGTACATCATCACCTTTTTGTTCTTGTTTCGTCATAAGTGAGACGATGGATTTCTTCTGCTTTAACTTGTCTCTTAAAGCTTGAAAGTACGAGAAATCATTGTTCTCTTTTTCTGGATGCATTTTATTTCAGTATGTAGATAGCCTTGATAGCTGCATCGCCTCGTTAGAGTGTTCTTTCTCACAAATGAGACACATTGGTTTTGGAACATTGTGAGGAGAAGTAACAAagccaaatttcaaatattcaacgTAATACTGTCTACACTTTTCTTTCAATGAGTTCTGAGACATAATAACGGTAAGAATACTACGTAACAGTCTTAAAAGGTAAATcggaaacaaaacaaaaggtAAGCAATAACTTAACTCTACTAATTTATGAAGCAGGGATGAAATAAACTTGTAAATTTAGCTACTCCAGAACACAAAAGAAAATTTCGAGTGCGTAGGTGTGTTAAATAAAACTACGTGTCGTTTACTAAATAACTGCTCGCACTCTAAATTTTCTTTCATGCCCTGGAGAAGAAGATGTCTTTGGAGTCTACTTtgccttcacaaaaaaaaaaaaacacgcatTTTTTTTAGCCCATAACAGGGGAACACATATATTGATCCAGCATCCGGCAACAATGCTCAATTGAGTAGCTCAAGCGATACGTCATTAAAACAGGTAgagaatatatttgttataattaaagaGCTATCTCAATGAGcacgtataaaatatgaaatttcataattttaaagatatcgATAGCACATTGTGTTAATttggagtaatttgtttcaaatttgctttataataatatgtaaatacaaaatattttagacaagaataaattatatatgtattattacttattcaaacttattaatactacgtagtacgtacaataaataaatgagtgacgtcatagaaaagctCCAAAATAATGTGTCATTGTAGAGTCGGAAGATGCAAAAATAGAGCTTagacaaaatttgcaaatacttCAAGgaagcttttttaaatttcccgttcccaaaaatcaaaaagaagttgcaagaaagaaaaaaggatatcAAATCGTAAATATCTTCCAAATTGGAAACCTTTCTGtatgtgaaaatcattttaaatcataattccctttccataattgttcaagtaaaaagtatatgaatagtgaactaaataaaagtagaaacagTATTGTACTGGACTAATTCACCAGAGAACAGGAAATGATTCTCCAAAATCCTTGAAATAATAACAactctagcggacaaaaaaaagtaaatttataccAAGATATTGTGTTTTGCTAATAATGACGTTAGTCCTCAATCCGCTAATTGGTTTGATGCTTTAGTTTAAGCTAAAGGACTCAAGGAAATGAGCAGCCACTCAGTAGTAGAAAAGCATGATGTCTACTTCTTGgtgctgattggcttaaaattgtcagctatcagaatatatatttgaaagattggATAGGTCATTTACTATtatgttgaatttatttaattacctcaataaaattagacaataattgcaatatatttttcataatgataattTCCTATGTGTAGTGTAgggtattataaaaatagatcagCTACATGTAATAAGTATCTATACTTTTCGTTAATGAATGTTTACCTTttcaacatacataaataaaaggaagTTCTGGATCAATACCATCAAACTTTCTCCAACCAAAGACTCAAGAGTTTgtcaagtaatataatcaacaatattttactatgtgagtaatataataattaagtaaataggTTGTATTAAAAGGATGTCACTGGACTTAATTACATTCTCATTTTTGGaacttaaattatttgtctaaggcatattttgagaatattttttatttggaagttTTGGAAGTGTTTGAacattattagatataaaaaacaaagctCTCTTTTAACTGAAACTTTTAATATGAAAGTCTGTCTCTTGTATTCAAATGTTAATTTGCTAAGAGGAATTCACCTACTCGTCTTCTTGGCTAAGTCTTTTTATATCTTCGTAAAGAGTTCATACATCAGTTTTGACTGGCTCTCATCTTCATTTAGAGGGTAATGTCAAAGAAGTTTAGCCCTCCAAATATGTATCATTTGGGAAAAAGGACTGACTCACGTAGATAACAAGAACTCACATCGTTTTGGAtcaatattttcaagaaaatatcactgaatatagtccattcatgaattactccttgACAGGTCACagataattcatttaaatatggtTATTTTAAAGACAGTAATTTTGAGAAGCTTTGAGGAAAGGGACCAAAATTTTCTTCTCATGAaagtcaatataattttttgtaaaggacTGATTTACTTAATAAATGCTACGAAAACATACGTACATCTATCAAGACTTTCTCTCCATTCagtttatatatctaaatattatgtttatcgGAGTTCTCtgatcttttatttattggaaggaactatcgatttttttaatcatgtttcataaatatttaagcaTTTTTGAACTAGATACTCGTGACTCATAGATTGtataaatttaactattatttttttctttgtagaatGAAAATATTCGATACATAAATGATGATATCCAGAtggtccttttaaatttatttttgtacattgaaatttctttcaacTTATTGATTTagcttatattttttccacCAAGTTAaagttacaattatttattttagaatccatgGGTTGTGGCTAATTTCAAATTGggttattgaaatttattcaattacttgtttgaatataataatattgagaaAGATTAGGGAGGcatcagaaaaataatgatgatgatTCCAatgattctttaaatattttattaggaatGGATAGGACCATTTTGGAACCAAAGATTGAGAGAAACAATCAGAATTTAAATGAaaggaatttttaaatgattcataTTTTTCCTATGTCAAAAATACAACTCATTGATAGCTTATACAGTTTTTCCTTAAAATCTTTCACTCTTCCTGAATGCGTAGATgagaaacatatatatatttatgtcgtTGTTTTTGTATGTTCGCTCTTTACATTGAATCCTTTAGTTTtaacaacaagctacagactatCACATCACCatatggattatatttgtttagTTAGCAGATACCCtattattatattgcattaaaaaaagaataaaaagtacatttagaAATAGGTAAAATTTGGAGcttctataaattttaaaccaTAGAATGATAGAACAAACAATTACTAGCTGCtcaaatgttgatttttaaaagttatccTCTCTTTAtcagatttaattttatttgacaaataaaagttgcaagatttattattttcatatttgtttttgaacttgaagattttttgaaattatacagtgaaataacaaatattagagtttaaatagtttaaagtGTATGCCTTATACTcgtacataattttttgaccaaaaagctcaaatattttatcactaGAAGACGtccaaatcaaaaatatttcaacacaaaaaaaggtttataaacAAAACCgatgaaattattgaaaaaaaataacaaaagactataataataatctttttgttGTGATTTTAAATGAccctaatgattttttttttttttttttttttgtaaaatggaaattttagattaaaatacaatcgtaagaaaaaattactaccattttttttgaaaaataaccacTTATTGTCGACAATATTCATTTAATGCATTtacagaatatattatataatgtgtttagtttttttcttcttcatagaAGCATTATTTTAAGGatagattttaatttgtatttatctaattttttaattcgtttctatttaattttttatctattccTATTTACGAACAAGCTGCTTTTACCTTCAATTGATTAATTCAAGGTACAAAAACTAGTATTGTTAATATAGATAtagcaagaaataaaaaaattaatcgatATTATTGATTCACTATGAGAAAAGTcccatattattgatttataatatttaatcaaataataattccatacgTGATGAAGGACCATTatagcattttttattattattgtattgttTTAATTAGAACTATTATACATgttcaaacataatttattattgcatAACGTTGGAGCATTGTCCCCATAAGCAAGGCGTCCATCTATCTTGTATCACTGAATATCCACAATCGAAGACTGTGGTGCAGCTTTCACTAGTCCCAGCATCCCATGCCAAATTATGTGGaatacaaattactttattgtCGCCCTTAAATTCTGCAGTTTCACACCTAGGTATAAAGGTAATTATAGAAaggaattatttcaaattaccCTACATATGTGGCCGTCTTCATAGGACAACTCTAAAACGAgttttcacaaaattgattaTGAATTGTATTTGAAAGGCCACCTCTGGACTAagttaagttttataaatcaaatcaaacttcTAGACGTTAGTTAACATTCTTGAATATCTCAGCTTCTTCTATAAATTTGAGTTCATATTGTATGTCTCTGAAATATTAAGTTGTATGTATGTgtgatgtaaataaaaatatggagcaTTTCTCcttctcttgatttttattaacttttcataaatggtattatttaacaaaatctcACGTGAAATTGTAGGGACaaggatatttttctaaaaaagtttcgTTGAGGATCATATTGAGTAGTGCATGGGTTTTTATATGTTCCTCCAAATATATAGACCTACTTAGATtatcacaaaattttaatggtaaATTTTACGaactatacatttatattaagtttgtttataaattttgattaggCTTGTGTCGAATAGTTGTcatattgtaaagaaaaaaatggacaataaccaatgaaaattttattgttttacgaTGTCATCTGTAGGTTACACATCTTggtaaaagtttaaaagaagacagaaattatttactttattaataaagcctAAAAAGAAGCATTAGCCgttattttgaattcaaaaaatttgatagacatttcctagtctataaaaaataataaagtagttattatgtttttttaaatcactctATGTACAAATGAAAAGAGAATAATGTAAGTTTGCTATTTTTTGCCAAATGACTACTTTTCTATACTAACcgttatcaaaatttgaaaaaagttgaaaaacaactATCTATATAAATAGTCGAACATGATTTCCTACCCccaatttcagttttttaacattttttggtgGATACTTACAAGTaatgctttaaaacaaagtaacaaaATGAGACCGTTAGCTTGAGGAGAAACAATAGTGCAGCGTTTTAACGTTTTTTTTCGCAAGATGTTGCTTTTCATATGAAGTCACTCAGTTATTTTTatactgaaataattattaattaatggaattgCTGTGGAGAAAGAAgaaatcattttattctttaatttttccttttagcATATCCCACCAAAGAGAAGAGGAGTtactaattatacatttatgatttattaatttttattataatatttaatagtataataataaatgtataatttaagataaaatggTAAATTATCGTCACACGTGTGAACTTAGATCCGAGACTTGACTTGACTCCATAGCTAATTTTTGTCTAGCTAAGTTACGTCAGTCTTCCGGACCTCGAATGAGCATcttccaaaaagtaaaatatattagataacatcataattcataacttttaattatgtgtatatttccaaaaaacaatACCTCTAGcggataaaaaaagtttctgttCGACAAGGCATTTTTCAGCTATTGCTCACATGTGtcctcgtttcgctacttggtttaaagttttaaaactgttcttctacaaaacattcttcaaattatcagaatTACCAccttaattttcggtttctcttTATTAGCAAACCAAtggatattattttcaatatctttGACAATGATAAAATGTGGACAAAtgttatattgaaaaaagtaaatcaataaaaacatcttttatgTTTTCATCAACACAGATTGGATGATTTGGGAAAAGTTATCCTATGGCATTGATACAATATCAGTTGAACTCAGTATATTTTGCCCCCacaaatatattgttgaagCAGTGATTATAGGCTGGACAATCTTTATCACTTTGCATGAAGCTTCTACCTCTGGAGCCTGTTAGGCATCAAATGTCACAAATAAAAGATAAGGGAAGGCTCTCATTGTGAGTTCTttgaataatgaagtaaatgaCCTGTGTTATTTATATACCtgttttgcaaatattattcaagCCATACTATCCTTTCTCATAATTATAcagtatatataaaagtattaaattagttattatactCATGGAGTTCTGACATACCTCTTCattaacttttgatttatgaattaatcGAGGGGACtaagaaatacataatttatctcCTACTCAACTTCAAACAAAGTTTCCTCAAACTGCGACTTCagatttaatgtatgtatataagtttAGACAGCACTAAACTCGAGACTAAAATAAGACTCAAACtcactttgttttaaataacaaaattaagggGCCTTATCCTTTTCAACTATTGAATTAGAGCTGAGAACTCTTACTCACAGTTTGGAATCGGGGCacactaatttataattcaagtgCAACATCAGGCTTGAGTCAGAGTGAAAAAATTTGCGAGTTTACTTGAGCTATAGCTCAAAGACTCAAGACATGAATTTGACTTGTAAAATAAATCTTGTTTCAATGCTTTCTGTTTCAATACATCACacacacatataaattattttaattatataggataTCAAGGTTGTGCCCTGTTCAGATTCAGTAGTTTTATCGGTCTTGGtatcggttctttcatttcaccGGTCTCAGTCTTTATTCAGCTTTATGGGTCTTGGttctttttatacaggctcagtttggtaacaagcacttaaaacaaggggatTCACTAGAAAATTCAGacccaataaattatattagatacaaacagggccgcagctaccttTTACGCAGAGTGCCTAAGTTCCAGGAGTGTCCCTGAAAACTTAGGTTGCTTAAGACAGTGGTTTTCAAAGTGGAGTCATGAGGAGAGGCTAGGGAGAGGGGTTGGGTGTTGGAAGCTggaaaattgaggattgctttcagtctacacatacatagtacacgtGTTTAGtataaatgtattagtgtagggggccTGGACATAGTAAAGTTTGTGAAACCctagcttaataaatattatagttatcatattattgaGCCCGACaaagcttagtagcggaccttAATCCtctttatttacaccgtctggcgactaaaatcaattttccagatccataagccCTCATCAATTTGGAactcaaatacaaatgtatcaaGGTGAGAAcgtaaaaaatcattctaaaacactgcaattgtatttaaaaaactcaataaatagacttattaactaaagttaattgaatttttataatatatattgtattttctttttatattctacaTAGGAAcagaagcacaagaaccgagatcgataagcaatatattaccGTCTCGGTTCCAGTGTCGTGAACGAGACAAGACAAGACAAAGACGAGAAGAA comes from the Lepeophtheirus salmonis chromosome 4, UVic_Lsal_1.4, whole genome shotgun sequence genome and includes:
- the LOC139905093 gene encoding protein FAM200C-like, with translation MHPEKENNDFSYFQALRDKLKQKKSIVSLMTKQEQKAAFLPVIEEVLRGVVRHSSPHIIIKFIPLSDDTLRRRVDEIVVHIEESLCDILKKQRFGLHLDKSTLPVNESLLLGYSRCIKNNKGMQELLFAKELETDTRGVSVFKGAKQFFKENSLFDTVMQFLEEKKCSDLSDGLLACKTDIAYLTDLFCKFNDLNLPLQGDYISLIKAKSKIFTFIEKLLFFRENIDR